From a region of the Theobroma cacao cultivar B97-61/B2 chromosome 8, Criollo_cocoa_genome_V2, whole genome shotgun sequence genome:
- the LOC18591735 gene encoding serine/threonine-protein kinase/endoribonuclease IRE1b isoform X2 → MHLVDRVSRKVHWSIASGRPIYSSYQAFHDHDNDKLNASGPNSDLFVDCGEDLQLYVHSWRQGRLKKLELSAEEYVRRTPYIAEDGGITLGVKKTTVYLVDANSGRIVQTYRLDDPPPTLDVQNDAGKTVLWTKDAEALMEFGPVNSTTVQRLVYIMRTDYVLQYYSPNSGEVLWNVAFAKIDAELRCLGSENKFSVDYMHDSELQLPCKMKPFVIQIRDHKLLESLPVFDWLDGIIPLPASNQNPRLPPANIFPLALPSDKPWLALPASEMENPLMFDNSNMNITRRSAEMMAGSSIKYFITVLATMLTIIGIAFYRLRQGKGSKQDQEFKLQAVAHKKKKPKRSGNGKNSAKNEKRKKLVQEENTVGNTNGLPYMEENEGKSSLTFTNLVDGRVDGRRIGKLLVSNKEIAKGSNGTIVLEGIYDGRPVAVKRLVQTHHDVALKEIQNLIASDQHPNIVRWYGVEFDQDFVYLSLERCTCSLNDLIYVYSKSFQIQTIDKDEDSKLFNEYNVQLRTVMENNKDIELWKPNGCPSPHLLKLMRDIVSGLAHLHELGIIHRDLKPQNVLIIKERSLCAKLSDMGISKRLIGDMSSLTRSATGYGSSGWQAPEQLRQGRQTRAVDLFSLGCVLFFCITGGKHPYGDSIERDVNIVNDRKDLFLIETIPEAMDLFSHLLDPNPEMRPKALDVLHHPLFWSSEVRLSFLREASDRVELEDRENESDLLNALESTASVALGGKWDEKMETAFLNNIGRYRRYKFDSVRDLLRVIRNKFNHYRELPQEIQELLGPIPEGFDSYFYSRFPKLLIEVYKVLYKYCKEEKFFQKYIRSNLI, encoded by the exons ATGCATTTAGTGGACAGAGTATCAAGGAAAGTTCACTGGTCAATTGCATCAGGAAGGCCGATTTATTCATCATATCAGGCCTTCCATGACCACGACAACGATAAGCTTAATGCATCTGGGCCAAACAGTGACTTGTTTGTCGATTGTGGGGAAGATTTGCAGCTCTATGTCCATAGCTGGCGCCAAGGAAGATTG AAAAAACTTGAACTGAGCGCTGAAGAATATGTTAGAAGAACACCCTACATAGCAGAGGATGGAGGGATCACTTTGGGAGTAAAGAAGACCACTGTATACCTTGTTGATGCTAACTCTGGAAGAATTGTTCAAACTTATAGGTTAGATGATCCTCCTCCTACACTAGATGTTCAGAATGATGCAGGAAAGACAGTTCTTTGGACAAAGGATGCTGAAGCACTGATGGAGTTTGGTCCTGTTAACTCAACAACAGTTCAGCGGCTTGTCTACATCATGAGGACAGATTATGTGCTGCAGTATTATTCTCCAAACTCTGGTGAAGTATTATGGAACGTAGCATTTGCCAAAATTGATGCTGAACTTCGATGTCTGGGGTCAGAGAATAAATTTTCTGTAGACTACATGCACGACTCTGAGTTGCAATTGCCTTGTAAGATGAAGCCTTTTGTTATCCAAATTCGTGATCACAAATTGTTGGAGTCTCTCCCTGTCTTTGACTGGCTAGATGGAATAATCCCTTTGCCagcttcaaatcaaaatcctCGCTTGCCACCTGCTAATATTTTCCCACTGGCTCTTCCTAGTGATAAACCATGGCTTGCGTTGCCAGCTTCTGAGATGGAAAACCCTCTTATGTTCGATAATAGTAATATGAACATCACGAGGAGGTCTGCTGAAATGATGGCAGGATCCagcataaaatatttcatcacCGTCCTTGCTACCATGTTGACTATCATAGGCATAGCCTTTTACCGTTTAAGACAGGGTAAAGGGAGTAAGCAAGATCAGGAATTTAAATTGCAAGCGGTAgcacataaaaagaaaaaacctaaGAGATCTGGGAATGGTAAGAACAGTgccaaaaatgagaaaaggaagaaacttGTCCAAGAGGAGAATACAGTTGGAAACACCAACGGACTTCCATATATGGAAGAGAATGAAGGCAAATCATCGCTGACCTTTACCAATCTTGTTGATGGTCGTGTAGATGGACGTAGAATTGGTAAGTTACTTGTTTCCAACAAAGAAATAGCTAAAGGAagcaatggtaccattgtgctTGAGGGGATTTATGATGGCCGTCCAGTAGCTGTTAAACGTCTTGTGCAGACACATCATGATGTGGCTTTGAAAGAGATTCAGAATCTTATCGCTTCTGATCAACACCCAAATATTGTTCGCTGGTATGGGGTAGAGTTTGATCAGGATTTTGTTTATCTCTCTCTAGAACGTTGTACTTGTAGCTTGAATGATCTGATCTATGTATACTCCaaatcttttcaaattcaaacaaTTGACAAGGATGAAGATTCAAAATTATTCAATGAGTATAATGTTCAATTACGTACTGTGATGGAAAATAACAAGGATATTGAACTTTGGAAGCCTAATGGGTGCCCTTCACCCCATTTATTGAAATTGATGAG AGACATAGTCTCTGGGCTTGCCCATTTACATGAACTTGGTATCATACATCGAGATCTAAAGCctcaaaatgttttgataaTCAAGGAGAGATCCCTATGTGCAAAGCTTTCAGACATGGGCATTAGCAAGCGCTTGATTGGGGACATGTCTTCCTTAACCCGAAGTGCTACTG GTTATGGGAGTTCAGGTTGGCAAGCACCTGAACAACTTCGTCAAGGACGCCAAACACGTGCTGTGGATTTATTTAGTTTAGGCTGTGTTCTATTTTTTTGCATCACTGGTGGTAAACACCCTTATGGGGACAGTATTGAACGTGATGTAAATATTGTGAATGATCGAAAGGACCTCTTCTTAATAGAGACTATACCAGAAGCAATGGATCTTTTCTCTCATCTCTTGGATCCCAACCCAGAAATGAG GCCAAAGGCACTGGATGTTTTGCATCATCCGTTGTTTTGGAGTTCTGAGGTGAGACTTTCATTTCTTCGAGAGGCTAGTGATCGCGTTGAATTGGAAGACAGGGAGAATGAATCAGATCTATTAAATGCACTAGAAAGTACTGCATCAGTGGCTTTGGGTGGGAAATGGGATGAAAAGATGGAAACTGCATTCCTTAATAACATTGGTCGGTATAGGAGATATAAGTTTGATAGTGTTCGTGACCTGTTGCGGGTAATAAGGAACAAGTTTAATCACTACAGGGAACTTCCTCAAGAAATCCAAGAATTATTAGGGCCAATTCCTGAAGGATTTGATAGCTATTTCTACAGTCGATTTCCAAAACTCTTGATTGAGGTTTATAAGGTACTCTATAAGTACTGCAAAGAGGAGAAATTCTTCCAGAAATATATAAGGAGCAATCTGATCTAA
- the LOC18591735 gene encoding serine/threonine-protein kinase/endoribonuclease IRE1b isoform X1, translating to MRRSALFLLLLMILLSPSIRGCFCSEISQTSLSNHFLPPSPDDDIAVVVTLDGTMHLVDRVSRKVHWSIASGRPIYSSYQAFHDHDNDKLNASGPNSDLFVDCGEDLQLYVHSWRQGRLKKLELSAEEYVRRTPYIAEDGGITLGVKKTTVYLVDANSGRIVQTYRLDDPPPTLDVQNDAGKTVLWTKDAEALMEFGPVNSTTVQRLVYIMRTDYVLQYYSPNSGEVLWNVAFAKIDAELRCLGSENKFSVDYMHDSELQLPCKMKPFVIQIRDHKLLESLPVFDWLDGIIPLPASNQNPRLPPANIFPLALPSDKPWLALPASEMENPLMFDNSNMNITRRSAEMMAGSSIKYFITVLATMLTIIGIAFYRLRQGKGSKQDQEFKLQAVAHKKKKPKRSGNGKNSAKNEKRKKLVQEENTVGNTNGLPYMEENEGKSSLTFTNLVDGRVDGRRIGKLLVSNKEIAKGSNGTIVLEGIYDGRPVAVKRLVQTHHDVALKEIQNLIASDQHPNIVRWYGVEFDQDFVYLSLERCTCSLNDLIYVYSKSFQIQTIDKDEDSKLFNEYNVQLRTVMENNKDIELWKPNGCPSPHLLKLMRDIVSGLAHLHELGIIHRDLKPQNVLIIKERSLCAKLSDMGISKRLIGDMSSLTRSATGYGSSGWQAPEQLRQGRQTRAVDLFSLGCVLFFCITGGKHPYGDSIERDVNIVNDRKDLFLIETIPEAMDLFSHLLDPNPEMRPKALDVLHHPLFWSSEVRLSFLREASDRVELEDRENESDLLNALESTASVALGGKWDEKMETAFLNNIGRYRRYKFDSVRDLLRVIRNKFNHYRELPQEIQELLGPIPEGFDSYFYSRFPKLLIEVYKVLYKYCKEEKFFQKYIRSNLI from the exons ATGAGACGATCTGCGCTATTCCTTTTGCTGTTAATGATCCTACTTTCTCCATCAATACGCGGCTGCTTCTGCTCGGAGATCTCCCAAACCTCTCTTTCCAATCATTTCCTGCCGCCCTCTCC TGACGATGATATTGCAGTGGTGGTTACTCTGGACGGAACAATGCATTTAGTGGACAGAGTATCAAGGAAAGTTCACTGGTCAATTGCATCAGGAAGGCCGATTTATTCATCATATCAGGCCTTCCATGACCACGACAACGATAAGCTTAATGCATCTGGGCCAAACAGTGACTTGTTTGTCGATTGTGGGGAAGATTTGCAGCTCTATGTCCATAGCTGGCGCCAAGGAAGATTG AAAAAACTTGAACTGAGCGCTGAAGAATATGTTAGAAGAACACCCTACATAGCAGAGGATGGAGGGATCACTTTGGGAGTAAAGAAGACCACTGTATACCTTGTTGATGCTAACTCTGGAAGAATTGTTCAAACTTATAGGTTAGATGATCCTCCTCCTACACTAGATGTTCAGAATGATGCAGGAAAGACAGTTCTTTGGACAAAGGATGCTGAAGCACTGATGGAGTTTGGTCCTGTTAACTCAACAACAGTTCAGCGGCTTGTCTACATCATGAGGACAGATTATGTGCTGCAGTATTATTCTCCAAACTCTGGTGAAGTATTATGGAACGTAGCATTTGCCAAAATTGATGCTGAACTTCGATGTCTGGGGTCAGAGAATAAATTTTCTGTAGACTACATGCACGACTCTGAGTTGCAATTGCCTTGTAAGATGAAGCCTTTTGTTATCCAAATTCGTGATCACAAATTGTTGGAGTCTCTCCCTGTCTTTGACTGGCTAGATGGAATAATCCCTTTGCCagcttcaaatcaaaatcctCGCTTGCCACCTGCTAATATTTTCCCACTGGCTCTTCCTAGTGATAAACCATGGCTTGCGTTGCCAGCTTCTGAGATGGAAAACCCTCTTATGTTCGATAATAGTAATATGAACATCACGAGGAGGTCTGCTGAAATGATGGCAGGATCCagcataaaatatttcatcacCGTCCTTGCTACCATGTTGACTATCATAGGCATAGCCTTTTACCGTTTAAGACAGGGTAAAGGGAGTAAGCAAGATCAGGAATTTAAATTGCAAGCGGTAgcacataaaaagaaaaaacctaaGAGATCTGGGAATGGTAAGAACAGTgccaaaaatgagaaaaggaagaaacttGTCCAAGAGGAGAATACAGTTGGAAACACCAACGGACTTCCATATATGGAAGAGAATGAAGGCAAATCATCGCTGACCTTTACCAATCTTGTTGATGGTCGTGTAGATGGACGTAGAATTGGTAAGTTACTTGTTTCCAACAAAGAAATAGCTAAAGGAagcaatggtaccattgtgctTGAGGGGATTTATGATGGCCGTCCAGTAGCTGTTAAACGTCTTGTGCAGACACATCATGATGTGGCTTTGAAAGAGATTCAGAATCTTATCGCTTCTGATCAACACCCAAATATTGTTCGCTGGTATGGGGTAGAGTTTGATCAGGATTTTGTTTATCTCTCTCTAGAACGTTGTACTTGTAGCTTGAATGATCTGATCTATGTATACTCCaaatcttttcaaattcaaacaaTTGACAAGGATGAAGATTCAAAATTATTCAATGAGTATAATGTTCAATTACGTACTGTGATGGAAAATAACAAGGATATTGAACTTTGGAAGCCTAATGGGTGCCCTTCACCCCATTTATTGAAATTGATGAG AGACATAGTCTCTGGGCTTGCCCATTTACATGAACTTGGTATCATACATCGAGATCTAAAGCctcaaaatgttttgataaTCAAGGAGAGATCCCTATGTGCAAAGCTTTCAGACATGGGCATTAGCAAGCGCTTGATTGGGGACATGTCTTCCTTAACCCGAAGTGCTACTG GTTATGGGAGTTCAGGTTGGCAAGCACCTGAACAACTTCGTCAAGGACGCCAAACACGTGCTGTGGATTTATTTAGTTTAGGCTGTGTTCTATTTTTTTGCATCACTGGTGGTAAACACCCTTATGGGGACAGTATTGAACGTGATGTAAATATTGTGAATGATCGAAAGGACCTCTTCTTAATAGAGACTATACCAGAAGCAATGGATCTTTTCTCTCATCTCTTGGATCCCAACCCAGAAATGAG GCCAAAGGCACTGGATGTTTTGCATCATCCGTTGTTTTGGAGTTCTGAGGTGAGACTTTCATTTCTTCGAGAGGCTAGTGATCGCGTTGAATTGGAAGACAGGGAGAATGAATCAGATCTATTAAATGCACTAGAAAGTACTGCATCAGTGGCTTTGGGTGGGAAATGGGATGAAAAGATGGAAACTGCATTCCTTAATAACATTGGTCGGTATAGGAGATATAAGTTTGATAGTGTTCGTGACCTGTTGCGGGTAATAAGGAACAAGTTTAATCACTACAGGGAACTTCCTCAAGAAATCCAAGAATTATTAGGGCCAATTCCTGAAGGATTTGATAGCTATTTCTACAGTCGATTTCCAAAACTCTTGATTGAGGTTTATAAGGTACTCTATAAGTACTGCAAAGAGGAGAAATTCTTCCAGAAATATATAAGGAGCAATCTGATCTAA
- the LOC18591736 gene encoding glyceraldehyde-3-phosphate dehydrogenase B, chloroplastic isoform X2 — MGFTFNKKTGGSTPVRGETVAKLKVAINGFGRIGRNFLRCWHGRENSPLDVIVVNDSGGVKNASHLLKYDSMLGTFKADVKIVDNETISVDGKPIKVVSNRDPLKLPWAELGIDIVIEGTGVFVDGPGAGKHIQAGAKKVIITAPAKGADIPTYVVGVNEGDYDHEVSNIVSNASCTTNCLAPFVKVMDEEFGIVKGTMTTTHSYTGDQRLLDASHRDLRRARAAALNIVPTSTGAAKAVSLVLPQLKGKLNGIALRVPTPNVSVVDLVVNVEKKGITAEDVNAAFRKAAEGPLKGVLDVCDVPLVSVDFRCSDVSSTIDSSLTMVMGDDMVKVVAWYDNEWGYSQRVVDLAHLVASKWPGVPAAGSADPLEDFCKTNPADEECKVYEA, encoded by the exons ATGGGCTTCACTTTCAACAAAAAG ACTGGAGGATCAACTCCTGTTAGGGGAGAAACAGTTGCCAAATTGAAGGTTGCAATCAATGGATTTGGACGCATTGGTAGGAACTTCCTCCGATGTTGGCATGGTAGGGAGAACTCACCCCTCGACGTGATTGTTGTAAATGACAGTGGTGGTGTCAAGAAT GCTTCACACTTGCTGAAATATGATTCAATGTTGGGAACTTTCAAGGCTGATGTGAAAATAGTTGACAATGAAACCATCAGTGTTGATGGTAAGCCCATCAAGGTTGTCTCCAACAGGGACCCTCTCAAGCTTCCTTGGGCTGAACTTGGCATTGACATTGTTATCGAG GGAACAGGAGTCTTTGTAGATGGCCCTGGAGCTGGAAAGCACATACAAGCTGGTGCCAAGAAAGTTATCATAACCGCTCCAGCTAAAGGTGCAGACATTCCAACCTATGTTGTTGGAGTTAATGAAGGGGATTATGACCATGAGGTCTCAAACATCGTAAG CAATGCTTCATGCACCACCAATTGCTTGGCTCCTTTTGTGAAAGTCATGGATGAAGAATTTG GAATTGTCAAGGGAACTATGACAACCACCCACTCTTACACCGGTGACCAG AGGCTCTTGGATGCTTCACACCGTGACTTGAGAAGAGCCAGGGCTGCAGCATTGAACATTGTACCAACAAGCACAGGTGCTGCCAAGGCTGTCTCTCTTGTGCTTCCCCAGCTTAAGGGCAAGCTCAACGGTATTGCACTCCGTGTGCCAACACCCAACGTATCAGTTGTTGACCTTGTTGTGAATGTTGAGAAGAAGGGTATTACCGCTGAAGATGTGAACGCTGCCTTCAGAAAGGCGGCTGAGGGGCCATTGAAGGGGGTATTGGACGTGTGTGACGTTCCTCTTGTCTCAGTGGACTTCAGGTGCTCTGATGTTTCTTCCACCATTGACTCTTCATTGACCATGGTCATGGGAGATGACATGGTCAAGGTGGTGGCCTGGTATGACAATGAATGGGGTTACAG CCAAAGGGTCGTTGATTTGGCACACTTGGTGGCAAGCAAGTGGCCAGGCGTGCCTGCAGCAGGAAGTGCTGACCCCCTGGAGGATTTCTGCAAGACAAACCCAGCTGACGAGGAGTGCAAAGTTTATGAAGCTTAA
- the LOC18591736 gene encoding glyceraldehyde-3-phosphate dehydrogenase B, chloroplastic isoform X1: protein MATHAALAPSRIPASTTLPSKSTHSFPTQCSTKRLEVAEFSGLRSNSRVTFARNVGEASFFDVVAAQLTPKTGGSTPVRGETVAKLKVAINGFGRIGRNFLRCWHGRENSPLDVIVVNDSGGVKNASHLLKYDSMLGTFKADVKIVDNETISVDGKPIKVVSNRDPLKLPWAELGIDIVIEGTGVFVDGPGAGKHIQAGAKKVIITAPAKGADIPTYVVGVNEGDYDHEVSNIVSNASCTTNCLAPFVKVMDEEFGIVKGTMTTTHSYTGDQRLLDASHRDLRRARAAALNIVPTSTGAAKAVSLVLPQLKGKLNGIALRVPTPNVSVVDLVVNVEKKGITAEDVNAAFRKAAEGPLKGVLDVCDVPLVSVDFRCSDVSSTIDSSLTMVMGDDMVKVVAWYDNEWGYSQRVVDLAHLVASKWPGVPAAGSADPLEDFCKTNPADEECKVYEA from the exons ATGGCCACTCACGCAGCTCTAGCTCCTTCAAGAATCCCTGCCAGCACCACGCTTCCATCAAAGAGCACTCACTCTTTCCCCACTCAATGCTCCACCAAG AGACTGGAAGTTGCTGAATTCTCTGGGCTTCGATCCAACTCACGTGTGACCTTTGCCAGGAATGTTGGAGAAGCATCCTTTTTCGATGTGGTGGCTGCCCAACTTACTCCAAAG ACTGGAGGATCAACTCCTGTTAGGGGAGAAACAGTTGCCAAATTGAAGGTTGCAATCAATGGATTTGGACGCATTGGTAGGAACTTCCTCCGATGTTGGCATGGTAGGGAGAACTCACCCCTCGACGTGATTGTTGTAAATGACAGTGGTGGTGTCAAGAAT GCTTCACACTTGCTGAAATATGATTCAATGTTGGGAACTTTCAAGGCTGATGTGAAAATAGTTGACAATGAAACCATCAGTGTTGATGGTAAGCCCATCAAGGTTGTCTCCAACAGGGACCCTCTCAAGCTTCCTTGGGCTGAACTTGGCATTGACATTGTTATCGAG GGAACAGGAGTCTTTGTAGATGGCCCTGGAGCTGGAAAGCACATACAAGCTGGTGCCAAGAAAGTTATCATAACCGCTCCAGCTAAAGGTGCAGACATTCCAACCTATGTTGTTGGAGTTAATGAAGGGGATTATGACCATGAGGTCTCAAACATCGTAAG CAATGCTTCATGCACCACCAATTGCTTGGCTCCTTTTGTGAAAGTCATGGATGAAGAATTTG GAATTGTCAAGGGAACTATGACAACCACCCACTCTTACACCGGTGACCAG AGGCTCTTGGATGCTTCACACCGTGACTTGAGAAGAGCCAGGGCTGCAGCATTGAACATTGTACCAACAAGCACAGGTGCTGCCAAGGCTGTCTCTCTTGTGCTTCCCCAGCTTAAGGGCAAGCTCAACGGTATTGCACTCCGTGTGCCAACACCCAACGTATCAGTTGTTGACCTTGTTGTGAATGTTGAGAAGAAGGGTATTACCGCTGAAGATGTGAACGCTGCCTTCAGAAAGGCGGCTGAGGGGCCATTGAAGGGGGTATTGGACGTGTGTGACGTTCCTCTTGTCTCAGTGGACTTCAGGTGCTCTGATGTTTCTTCCACCATTGACTCTTCATTGACCATGGTCATGGGAGATGACATGGTCAAGGTGGTGGCCTGGTATGACAATGAATGGGGTTACAG CCAAAGGGTCGTTGATTTGGCACACTTGGTGGCAAGCAAGTGGCCAGGCGTGCCTGCAGCAGGAAGTGCTGACCCCCTGGAGGATTTCTGCAAGACAAACCCAGCTGACGAGGAGTGCAAAGTTTATGAAGCTTAA
- the LOC18591737 gene encoding uncharacterized protein LOC18591737 has translation MTSLSNSLVLPKNRGIQLSSGSHLKAADQSFGSASPTNLAFNSNRVGKLQLSVSRRPLIVQASYSDGGRPSSASIFVGGFVLGGLVVGALGCVFAPQISKALAGADRKDLMKRLPKFIYDEEKALEKTRKVLTEKIAQLNSAIDDVSAQLRTEDAPNGVAVNSDEIEAAI, from the exons ATGACTAGCCTTTCAAATTCTTTGGTTTTGCCGAAAAATCGTGGAATCCAACTATCGTCTG gctcTCATCTAAAGGCAGCAGACCAAAGCTTTGGGAGTGCCAGCCCTACCAACTTGGCATTCAATTCTAATCGTGTGGGCAAACTGCAACTTTCTGTCTCTAGAAGGCCACTCATAGTTCAAGCTTCATACAG TGATGGTGGAAGGCCAAGCAGTGCAAGCATTTTTGTTGGAGGTTTTGTTTTGGGAGGACTCGTGGTTGGTGCACTTGGATGTGTATTTGCTCCTCAG ATCAGCAAGGCACTAGCTGGAGCTGATAGGAAGGATCTAATGAAGAGACTGCCTAAATTCATATAtgatgaagaaaaagcttTGGAG AAAACAAGGAAGGTTCTGACCGAGAAGATTGCTCAGCTGAACTCTGCTATTGACGATGTTTCTGCTCAGCTCCGAACTGAAGATGCCCCAAATGGAGTTGCTGTGAACTCCGATGAAATTGAAGCTGCCATATGA